One genomic region from Streptomyces sp. NBC_00582 encodes:
- a CDS encoding type I polyketide synthase, protein MNGQKQNDAIPADIAVIGMGCRFPGADSPDQYWQNIREGVESIRFFDDDELRAAGVPAHMLASPRYVPASAALQGAEDFDADYFGYVAREAEFMDPQHRLFLECAHWAMEDAGYDPARYPGLVGVYAGSTMNTYLLVNLVGNRRMLDAVGDHATMIGNDKDYLALRVAYKLNLQGPAVAVQTACSTSLTAIHLAAQAILAGECDMAIAGGASLRMPHNAGYLQNATASKDGHCRSFDADSTGSVVGNGAGAVLLKHLDDALRDGDHIHAVIAGTSIGNDGRSKASFTAPGVDGQARAAAGAIASAGLTADVIDYVEAHGTGTPLGDPIEVAGLTKAYRLTTDRSNYCAIGSVKPNIGHLDAAAGVAGFIKAVMCLKNKSIPPVLHFRTPNPEIDFAASPFYVPTELLPMEGEPGRPRYASVHSLGMGGANAHVVLREAPEPVAGAPEPGSQLVVLSARSRPALAERMEQTARWMRENPGAVLADVAHTLQVGRTEHEYRASVVARDLADAASALGAKGSGRIRSSETVDEAGPLVFLFPGQGSQSVGMGAELHRLEPVFRDAVDECLALMPAETAHRLRPLLLTRRDPSADGLTSTDLAQPALFTVEYALARLLLSYGLEPAAMLGHSIGEYVAATLAGVFSLPDALSVVAARGRMVAALPGGSMLGVALPEARVRELIGDQELSVAAVNGSALVSVAGEHQAVDAFEARLRADGVVSRRLRVSHAFHSAMLDPVLEDFTAKVAKAALNPPAIPVISGVSGRPLTAEQATDPGYWARQLRETVRFADGLREAVAPPGTVLIEVGPGRQLSALADSELAARTAPVATMMPGADQRGSEQAALLDGLAELWHQGVRIDWQRTHQHPRLRVPLPTYPFQRTRHWIDAAPDDAVVALETAPRGPEEWIHRPRWVELPRAAAGSGAAGAAPEATAVLVLADRSGVGAALGERLTALGSRVTLVDADADAGAVVKAALATPGSRPDAVVHLRALDAAPGDTVEQEQAVGLRSLLDILPAGGAQPVRLLHVTRHVFDVTGEDPLRPGLATAVGLCRVVPQETSWDCRVVELDPRDPADRLPETVADLLAELGDTASQASPVALRGRKRFVRAHVRVDVGNQVPAGHGTHLLVGGLGMIGRTLAAEILRDPAARVMLYDRVEPGALAPSARRELEELRALGGDRLTVRRGDAEDVGALTAAVQEAARRDGRLAGVVYTPGMSVSEGIRAVLDSSPELFAHHMTTKMAGLHALDAALDGVAYDRCMIVGSLSSLLGGVGGAAYTAANWYADTYVARRNRTAATPWLNVQWEHWREADTPGLRDAADCGPQEAKELYRLLTAVGGDGPFTVCAADPDVREALARQAEAASAVGAPPADGGPAGPSGGTAKGRPKMSVPYVAPRDETEEYVAGMWRDMLGIDEIGVRDSFFELGGQSLLAMQLVGRLRDAHGIELPLGEIFQEATVATIAQLIRAAGEGPSAVGPHDVAAAEQEPTVDVEVGEVASEELEALLSEIEGLSSSDIEAALGTEGEANA, encoded by the coding sequence GATCCGGTTCTTCGACGACGACGAGCTGCGGGCCGCCGGCGTGCCCGCCCACATGCTGGCGAGCCCCCGCTACGTGCCGGCGTCCGCGGCCCTCCAGGGGGCGGAGGACTTCGACGCCGACTACTTCGGGTACGTGGCCCGCGAAGCCGAGTTCATGGACCCCCAGCATCGGCTGTTCCTGGAGTGCGCCCACTGGGCCATGGAGGACGCCGGTTACGACCCGGCCCGCTACCCGGGGCTGGTCGGCGTCTACGCGGGCTCCACCATGAACACCTATCTGCTGGTCAACCTGGTCGGCAACCGGCGGATGCTCGACGCGGTCGGGGACCACGCCACCATGATCGGCAACGACAAGGACTACCTGGCGCTCCGGGTCGCCTACAAGCTGAACCTCCAGGGTCCGGCCGTCGCCGTGCAGACCGCGTGCTCGACCTCCCTGACGGCGATCCACCTCGCCGCGCAGGCCATCCTGGCCGGCGAGTGCGACATGGCCATCGCCGGCGGCGCGTCGCTCCGGATGCCGCACAACGCGGGCTATCTGCAGAACGCCACGGCCTCGAAGGACGGCCACTGCCGGAGCTTCGACGCCGACTCCACCGGCAGTGTGGTGGGCAACGGCGCCGGCGCCGTGCTCCTCAAGCACCTCGACGACGCGCTGCGCGACGGGGACCACATCCACGCCGTGATCGCCGGCACCTCGATCGGCAACGACGGCCGGTCCAAGGCGAGTTTCACGGCGCCGGGCGTCGACGGCCAGGCCCGCGCCGCCGCCGGCGCCATCGCCTCGGCCGGTCTGACCGCGGACGTCATCGACTACGTCGAAGCGCACGGAACCGGCACGCCGCTGGGCGACCCGATCGAGGTCGCCGGGCTCACCAAGGCGTACCGGCTCACCACCGACCGCTCGAACTACTGCGCCATCGGCTCCGTCAAGCCCAACATCGGCCACCTCGACGCCGCCGCCGGGGTGGCCGGCTTCATCAAGGCCGTCATGTGCCTGAAGAACAAGTCGATCCCGCCGGTGCTGCACTTCCGGACGCCCAACCCCGAGATCGACTTCGCGGCCAGTCCGTTCTACGTGCCGACGGAGCTGCTGCCGATGGAGGGCGAGCCGGGCCGGCCGCGCTACGCCTCGGTGCATTCGCTCGGCATGGGCGGGGCCAACGCACACGTGGTGCTGCGGGAGGCCCCGGAGCCGGTGGCCGGTGCGCCGGAGCCCGGCAGCCAGCTGGTGGTGCTCTCCGCGCGCAGCAGGCCGGCCCTCGCCGAGCGGATGGAGCAGACCGCCCGTTGGATGCGTGAGAACCCCGGCGCCGTGCTGGCCGACGTCGCCCACACCCTCCAGGTCGGCCGGACCGAGCACGAGTACCGGGCCAGCGTCGTGGCGCGGGACCTGGCCGACGCCGCGAGTGCCCTGGGCGCCAAGGGCTCCGGACGCATCCGCAGCTCGGAGACCGTGGACGAGGCCGGTCCCCTGGTGTTCCTCTTCCCCGGCCAGGGCAGCCAGAGCGTCGGCATGGGAGCCGAACTGCACCGCCTGGAACCGGTGTTCCGGGACGCGGTCGACGAGTGCCTCGCCCTGATGCCGGCGGAGACCGCCCACCGCCTGCGGCCGCTGCTGCTGACCCGCCGCGATCCCTCGGCCGACGGCCTCACCTCGACCGACCTCGCCCAGCCCGCGCTGTTCACCGTCGAGTACGCGCTCGCCCGGCTCCTGCTGTCCTACGGCCTGGAACCCGCGGCCATGCTCGGGCACAGCATCGGCGAGTACGTGGCCGCGACCCTGGCGGGCGTCTTCAGCCTGCCCGACGCGCTGTCGGTGGTGGCCGCGCGCGGCCGCATGGTGGCAGCCCTGCCCGGCGGGTCGATGCTGGGCGTGGCGCTGCCCGAGGCCCGGGTCCGCGAACTGATCGGCGACCAGGAGCTGTCGGTCGCCGCGGTCAACGGCTCGGCGTTGGTCTCCGTGGCCGGGGAGCACCAGGCGGTGGACGCCTTCGAGGCCCGGCTGCGGGCCGACGGCGTGGTGAGCCGGCGGCTGCGGGTCTCCCATGCCTTCCACTCCGCGATGCTCGACCCCGTCCTGGAGGACTTCACCGCCAAGGTGGCCAAGGCGGCGCTCAACCCGCCCGCGATCCCGGTGATCTCCGGTGTCAGCGGTCGGCCGCTGACCGCCGAGCAGGCCACCGACCCCGGCTACTGGGCCCGGCAGCTGCGCGAGACCGTGCGGTTCGCCGACGGTCTGCGGGAGGCGGTGGCTCCCCCCGGAACCGTTCTGATCGAAGTCGGACCGGGCCGTCAGCTGTCGGCGCTGGCCGACAGCGAGCTGGCCGCGCGGACCGCGCCCGTGGCGACCATGATGCCCGGCGCCGACCAGCGCGGCAGTGAGCAGGCGGCCCTGCTCGACGGGCTCGCCGAGCTGTGGCACCAGGGCGTCCGCATCGACTGGCAGCGTACCCACCAGCACCCCCGCCTGCGGGTGCCGCTGCCCACCTATCCGTTCCAGCGCACCCGGCACTGGATCGACGCCGCGCCCGACGACGCGGTCGTCGCGCTGGAGACGGCCCCCCGGGGACCGGAGGAGTGGATACACCGGCCCCGCTGGGTGGAACTGCCGCGCGCGGCGGCCGGGTCCGGGGCCGCCGGCGCCGCCCCCGAAGCGACCGCGGTCCTGGTGCTGGCGGACCGGTCCGGGGTCGGCGCGGCCTTGGGCGAGCGGCTGACCGCGCTGGGCAGCCGGGTCACGCTGGTGGACGCCGACGCCGATGCCGGCGCCGTGGTGAAGGCGGCGCTGGCCACGCCGGGCTCCCGCCCGGACGCCGTGGTGCACCTGCGGGCGCTGGACGCCGCGCCCGGGGACACCGTGGAGCAGGAGCAGGCGGTCGGCCTGCGGTCGCTGCTCGACATCCTGCCGGCCGGCGGGGCGCAGCCGGTCCGGCTGCTCCACGTGACGCGCCACGTGTTCGACGTGACGGGTGAGGACCCGCTGCGGCCCGGCCTGGCCACCGCGGTCGGCCTGTGCCGGGTCGTGCCGCAGGAGACCTCCTGGGACTGCCGGGTGGTCGAACTGGACCCGCGCGACCCGGCCGACCGCCTGCCGGAGACGGTGGCGGACCTGCTGGCCGAGCTGGGCGACACGGCGTCGCAGGCGTCCCCGGTGGCCCTCCGGGGCCGGAAGCGGTTCGTCCGCGCGCACGTCCGGGTGGACGTCGGCAACCAGGTCCCCGCCGGACACGGCACCCACCTCCTGGTCGGCGGGCTCGGCATGATCGGCCGGACCCTGGCCGCGGAGATCCTGCGCGACCCCGCCGCCCGCGTGATGCTCTACGACCGCGTCGAACCCGGCGCGCTCGCCCCGTCGGCGCGGCGGGAGCTGGAGGAGCTGCGGGCGCTCGGCGGCGACCGTCTGACCGTGCGCCGTGGCGACGCCGAGGACGTCGGGGCGCTGACCGCGGCGGTCCAGGAGGCGGCGCGGCGGGACGGCCGTCTTGCCGGGGTGGTCTACACCCCGGGCATGTCCGTCTCCGAGGGCATCCGGGCCGTGCTGGACTCCTCGCCCGAGCTGTTCGCCCACCACATGACCACCAAGATGGCCGGGCTGCACGCACTCGACGCGGCCCTGGACGGTGTGGCGTACGACCGCTGCATGATTGTCGGATCGCTCTCCAGCCTGCTGGGCGGAGTGGGCGGAGCCGCCTACACCGCGGCCAACTGGTACGCCGACACCTACGTGGCCCGGCGCAACCGGACCGCGGCCACGCCCTGGCTCAACGTCCAGTGGGAGCACTGGCGGGAGGCGGACACCCCCGGTCTGCGCGACGCGGCGGACTGCGGACCGCAGGAGGCCAAGGAGCTGTACCGCCTGCTGACCGCCGTGGGCGGGGACGGGCCGTTCACCGTGTGCGCGGCCGACCCCGACGTGCGCGAGGCGCTGGCACGGCAGGCCGAGGCCGCCTCCGCCGTCGGCGCCCCGCCGGCCGACGGCGGGCCGGCAGGCCCCTCAGGCGGCACGGCCAAGGGCCGGCCGAAGATGTCCGTACCCTACGTCGCGCCGCGCGACGAGACGGAGGAGTACGTCGCGGGCATGTGGCGCGACATGCTCGGCATCGACGAGATCGGCGTTCGCGACAGCTTCTTCGAACTGGGCGGGCAGTCCCTGCTCGCCATGCAACTGGTCGGACGGCTGCGCGACGCCCATGGGATCGAACTGCCGCTGGGCGAGATCTTCCAGGAGGCCACGGTGGCCACGATCGCCCAGCTGATCCGAGCCGCGGGCGAGGGCCCGTCGGCCGTCGGGCCGCACGACGTGGCGGCCGCGGAGCAGGAGCCGACCGTCGACGTAGAGGTCGGGGAGGTCGCCTCGGAGGAGCTGGAGGCGTTGCTCAGCGAGATCGAAGGGCTGTCGAGCTCGGACATCGAGGCGGCCTTGGGCACCGAGGGCGAGGCGAACGCCTGA